From Podospora bellae-mahoneyi strain CBS 112042 chromosome 3, whole genome shotgun sequence, the proteins below share one genomic window:
- a CDS encoding hypothetical protein (COG:B; COG:K; COG:L; EggNog:ENOG503NVYP), whose product MSLEAIGAPASEPTIFMDVNPPVVVVAVADSSKPLGLNSPPDSNNAMTLDGSDSELSDIDEVADKLDGKLELNDAIQDEIRLETEPAPAPAPANETQQNEPEAQPGPAVEEAEDIGEVLPDHWSGTVPVFKPTMKQFQDFKVFMTKVDKYGMKSGIIKIIPPQEWKDSLPPYDDMVKQVRVREPIKQEIMGSNGTYRQVNILHQRSYNLPQWRQLCEQSEHQPPARRGERRANAEKKPSTRSRAAANSGAPRPAAAPAKKRGRGGRATRASARTAKNEPAEEEERPMTPVSPVPEKEEVVDSVEQDPGVKEEEQCDEDDGAPAPRRMGFSRQGKPKMQSVSARRKYVRREGSAMIDEAAFKDWDYRMDVSDFTPERCEELERIYWKTLTYASPLYGADLLGTLFSEDVKLWNLNKLPNLLDVLGTKVPGVNTAYLYLGMWKATFAWHLEDVDLYSINYLHFGAPKQWYSISQADARRFEAAMKNIWPTEAKSCDQFLRHKGFLISPAHLKQHYNITVNKCVSYPGEFVVTYPYGYHSGYNLGYNCAEAVNFALDSWLPMGKIAKRCQCAQAQDSVWVDVYEIERKLRGEETEYEETEDEDEDEDDDDGDIELNGGLPSPPHSHGVRVRAPGRKRKRGANDNDGSERRAKKVRVRVKPHIEPPCCLCPNDIPGAEIMSTDDGRKAHRMCALYLPETYIEEVDGQEIIANIGGINKDRLELKCLYCRSKKGACFQCSQKKCHRSYHATCAAAAGVFVEESEVPVFGEDGTEYKEQAFEFSCRFHRTKRDRKAQGGVLEDDPRVREVAAALKQNDICQLQYFRGEIFAGVVVENRADEEMLLLDVIPNGDRVEVEWKWLLLPDPADYRLPKASANAVPMPTCRKAKQEINAKRAVDEVPRKNDEFGTGLVWAEFHTSDPIRNRQQVKIDFAKENQVWHYLGKTSTEAKAQYTENIARPQHNLKSNFLDSIPKPVSAVSVSLLPQQVRSRTFTAAYPGQVPFAGGFSAISHHGTPLGPLAPKQPKPYMYKPKNSTEPLSQPVQFMPHKFALDPATPAAPFLQMQPHQLQQQHQYIQPHQMHYQQPIQPAPAPVQRHPMPPPPQPQPQHTFQQQVFQLQPAPPPPAQQQPQPPPRLQVKHYQPPLKESRKKSSSTSYSSERFTPVGGSNGFPQLPGLTWPPAHMKSGQYNQPPRDWPQSAADRPPMTLAMKPKGPGEGQPQIHAYQKYAFFQVHHNRDPVRYQTPYGPGGGFVNGYERNHRAFLMQAQQALNGGKKKAPMRTLPPLQQTKSIQPQATPSPGPGGRPQGGYSSPYAQILPRPDTASSQQSPFTFDNLRTGFSPSPVSPYQQHQGFSVPTTPASSSTYEMKQPVSAPLHPAINPQYGTSFQQQPPSGGNDQTNQQTWSASSQVSTPVPIPQQRPINSAPPPPKPAFTKQSHSPIPLPPYVRQMTNGQKSSPLSKPPEQAAPQQTMPMPQPQYLGHTPSGMSTMQSYSYPEPQSGPVLENGWRPGSDPMVMATTPSPATQASTHYQQISTPEQHQQQSANMTYPPPPTPDGDPQKELTKRIMLSLRRASQQMGPLNL is encoded by the exons AGACGAAATCAGACTGGAGACGGagcctgctcctgctcctgctcctgcaaACGAAACACAACAAAATGAACCGGAGGCACAACCAGGACCAgcggttgaggaggcggaagaTATTGGCGAGGTCCTTCCCGACCACTGGTCCGGTACTGTTCCGGTGTTTAAACCAACAATGAAGCAATTCCAGGACTTCAAAGTCTTC ATGACCAAAGTCGACAAGTACGGCATGAAGTCTGGAATCATTAAAATCATTCCGCCCCAAGAATGGAAGGATTCGCTACCTCCATATGACGACATGGTGAAGCAGGTCAGGGTGCGCGAACCGATCAAGCAAGAGATCATGGGATCCAATGGCACGTATAGACAGGTCAACATTCTTCACCAGCGATCCTACAATCTGCCGCAATGGAGACAGCTCTGCGAACAGAGCGAACACCAACCTCCTGCGAGACGAGGCGAGCGCCGTGCCAATGCCGAAAAGAAGCCATCCACCCGATCACGCGCCGCTGCCAACTCTGGCGCCCCCAGGCCGGCTGCCGCTCCAGCCAAAAAGCGTGGCAGAGGAGGTAGAGCAACACGCGCTTCGGCCAGGACGGCGAAGAATGAGccagccgaggaggaggagcggccAATGACACCTGTGTCTCCGGTGCCCGAGAAGGAAGAAGTCGTAGACTCTGTCGAGCAGGACCCGGGTGTcaaagaggaggaacagtgtgacgaagatgatggcgCGCCAGCACCGCGTCGGATGGGTTTCTCCAGACAAGGGAAGCCCAAGATGCAATCCGTGTCTGCCCGACGGAAATACGTTCGCCGTGAAGGTTCTGCCATGATTGACGAGGCCGCGTTCAAGGACTGGGATTATCGGATGGACGTGTCAGACTTCACCCCGGAGCGCTGTGAGGAGTTGGAAAGGATTTACTGGAAGACGCTCACATATGCCTCGCCACTGTACGGCGCTGACCTTCTCGGTACACTGTTCAGTGAGGATGTCAAGCTTTGGAACCTGAACAAGCTGCCGAATCTGTTGGATGTTCTGGGTACCAAGGTTCCCGGTGTCAACACTGCTTATCTCTATCTTGGCATGTGGAAGGCAACGTTTGCATGGCATTTGGAGGACGTGGATCTCTACAGCATCAACTACTTGCATTTCGGCGCACCAAAACAATGGTACAGTATCTCTCAAGCCGACGCGCGACGATTCGAGGCGGCCATGAAGAATATTTGGCCAACGGAGGCCAAATCATGTGACCAATTCCTCAGGCACAAGGGCTTCCTGATCTCGCCTGCTCATCTCAAGCAACACTACAACATTACCGTCAACAAGTGCGTTTCGTACCCTGGCGAGTTCGTGGTGACGTATCCCTATGGTTATCATTCTGGCTATAACCTCGGTTACAATTGCGCTGAGGCCGTCAACTTTGCCCTGGACAGCTGGCTGCCAATGGGCAAGATTGCCAAAAGATGCCAGTGTGCTCAGGCACAGGACAGCGTATGGGTAGATGTTTACGAGATCGAGAGGAAGCTCCGTGGCGAGGAAACCGAGTATGAGGAGAcagaagatgaggacgaggatgaggacgacgacgatggtgatATCGAACTGAATGGCGGGCTTCCGAGTCCCCCTCACAGCCATGGTGTCCGGGTTAGAGCTCCGGGCAGAAAACGTAAGAGGGGAGCAAACGACAATGATGGATCGGAGAGAAGAGCCAAGAAGGTTCGCGTGCGTGTCAAGCCCCATATCGAACCCCCGTGCTGCCTCTGTCCCAACGACATCCCCGGGGCCGAAATCATGTCGACGGACGATGGTCGCAAAGCGCATCGCATGTGCGCTCTCTACCTTCCCGAGACTTATATCGAGGAAGTTGATGGACAAGAAATCATTGCCAATATTGGAGGTATCAACAAGGACCGCCTGGAGCTCAAGTGCTTGTATTGCCGTTCCAAGAAGGGCGCGTGCTTCCAGTGTTCTCAGAAGAAATGCCACAGGTCGTATCACGCGACTTGCGCGGCAGCTGCGGGAGTGTTTGTGGAGGAGTCCGAGGTGCCGGTgtttggtgaggatgggacTGAGTACAAAGAACAGGCGTTCGAGTTCAGCTGCCGTTTCCACCGGACCAAGCGAGACAGAAAGGCTCAGGGCGGTGTCTTGGAGGACGACCCGAGAGTGCGGGAGGTGGCAGCTGCACTCAAGCAGAACGACATATGCCAGCTGCAGTACTTCCGAGGCGAGATCTttgctggtgtggtggtggagaaccGTGCGGATGAAGAgatgcttcttcttgatgtcaTTCCGAATGG CGATCGAGTTGAGGTTGAATGGaagtggctgctgctgcccgaCCCCGCGGATTACCGTTTGCCCAAAGCTTCGGCCAATGCGGTCCCGATGCCGACGTGCAGAAAAGCGAAGCAGGAGATCAATGCCAAACGTGCCGTCGACGAGGTCCCACGAAAGAACGACGAGTTCGGCACTGGGCTTGTCTGGGCCGAATTCCACACCAGCGATCCCATCAGAAACCGCCAGCAGGTCAAGATTGACTTTGCCAAAGAAAACCAAGTCTGGCACTACCTGGGAAAGACGTCGACAGAAGCCAAGGCTCAGTACACCGAGAATATCGCCAGGCCTCAGCACAATCTCAAGAGCAACTTTTTGGACTCGATTCCCAAACCAGTCTCGGCGGTTTCCGTGTCTTTGCTACCTCAGCAGGTCCGCAGCAGGACATTCACGGCGGCATACCCAGGCCAGGTTCCGTTTGCTGGCGGATTTTCAGCCATTTCACACCACGGAACACCGCTGGGACCATTGGCTCCTAAGCAACCAAAGCCCTACATGTACAAACCTAAGAATTCTACCGAGCCACTGTCCCAGCCTGTGCAATTTATGCCGCACAAATTTGCACTTGACCCAGCTACGCCGGCGGCACCTTTCTTGCAGATGCAGCCCCACcagctgcagcagcagcatcagtACATCCAGCCACACCAGATGCATTATCAGCAGCCCATCCAACCTGCGCCTGCCCCTGTGCAACGGCATCCAatgccccctccacctcaacctcagcctcaGCATACCTTCCAGCAGCAAGTTTTCCAGCTTCagcctgcccctcctccacctgctcagcagcagccgcaacctcctcctcggctgcAAGTCAAGCACTACCAGCCGCCCCTGAAGGAATCCCGGAAGAAGAGTTCGTCGACATCCTATTCGTCGGAACGTTTCACGCCCGTCGGAGGTAGTAATGGATTCCCGCAGCTTCCTGGCTTGACCTGGCCCCCCGCTCACATGAAATCAGGGCAATACAATCAGCCTCCTAGAGACTGGCCTCAATCTGCGGCAGACAGGCCGCCCATGACTTTGGCGATGAAGCCCAAGGGTCCTGGAGAGGGGCAGCCGCAGATCCATGCGTACCAAAAGTACGCGTTTTTCCAAGTTCATCACAACAG GGATCCAGTCAGATATCAGACTCCTTATGggccaggaggaggcttCGTCAACGGCTACGAGCGTAACCATCGCGCATTTTTGATGCAAGCTCAGCAGGCCTTGAACGGAGGCAAGAAGAAAGCGCCAATGAGGACACTTCCTCCCCTGCAGCAGACCAAGAGCATCCAACCACAAGCTACCCCATCGCCTGGACCAGGTGGTCGGCCACAGGGCGGATACTCATCTCCATATGCGCAGATTCTGCCCCGCCCCGACACCGCAAGCAGCCAACAGTCGCCATTCACTTTTGACAACTTAAGAACGGGTTTCTCGCCGTCGCCCGTGTCACCctaccagcagcaccaaggGTTCTCAGTGCCCACGACACCTGCGAGCTCATCAACGTACGAGATGAAGCAGCCAGTATCGGCTCCACTGCATCCTGCCATCAACCCACAGTACGGGACTTCgttccagcaacaaccaccatcagGTGGAAAtgaccaaaccaaccaacagaCATGGTCTGCGAGTTCTCAAGTATCAACGCCTGTACCTATCCCCCAGCAGCGACCGATAAACTCCGCACCTCCGCCCCCTAAGCCAGCTTTTACCAAGCAAAGTCATAGCCCGATTCCTCTGCCACCGTATGTTAGGCAGATGACAAATGGCCAAAAGTCATCACCTCTGAGCAAACCACCGGAGCAGGCGGCGCCTCAGCAGACGATGCCGATGCCCCAACCTCAGTACCTGGGGCATACTCCGTCTGGAATGTCTACTATGCAAAGCTACTCATATCCTGAGCCTCAGTCTGGACCGGTTCTTGAGAACGGATGGAGACCAGGTTCTGACCCTATGGTGATGgcaacaaccccaagcccAGCGACCCAGGCATCCACGCACTATCAACAAATTTCGACTCCAGAgcaacatcagcaacagtCGGCAAACATGACGtatcctccaccgccaacacctGACGGGGATCCGCAGAAAGAACTTACCAAGAGGATAATGCTCAGCCTTAGGCGGGCAAGTCAGCAAATGGGGCCGCTGAACCTGTag
- the MTR4 gene encoding ATP-dependent RNA helicase mtr4 (EggNog:ENOG503NV71; COG:A), which yields MDDLFDVFEQQPRAPKKRKAPADQSQDVEMTDGTDHAASQADQSIKTEDASPAEEHHPQEMAHGDMKRQKLEGEPEPAAPVMADSFQTAQSREVNAAAGFAPGEEGESIVLSHNIQHQVALPPDLDYEYIPLSEHKAPEEPARVYPFKLDPFQALSVASIERGESVLVSAHTSAGKTVVAEYAIAQCLKRNQRVIYTSPIKALSNQKYRDFQAEFGDVGLMTGDVTINPTASCLVMTTEILRSMLYRGSEIMREVAWVVFDEIHYMRDKTRGVVWEETIILLPDKVRYVFLSATIPNAFQFAEWIAKIHRQACHVVYTDFRPTPLQNYFFPAGGKGIFLIVDEKGNFKENNFQHAMNLIEANKGSDPADWSAKRKGKGKDRKTNKGGDAPNETADIAKIIRMIVKKKFQPVIVFNFSKRDCEQMALKSSHMKFNAPDEELMVDKVFENALQQLSDEDKNLAQITNILPLLRKGIGVHHSGLLPILKETIEILFQEGLIKVLFATETFSIGLNMPARTVVFTQVTKWDGVARRPLTSSEYIQMAGRAGRRGLDDRGIVIMMVDDKLDPDTAKSVVVGHQDRLNSAFHLGYNMILNLLRIEAISPEFMLERCFFQFQNAASVPQLEKELTALQEEKDAMLLPDESTVKDYYHLREQLKELTKDMTSVIHHPANCMEFMQPGRVIQIETPDGVNFGWGVLFDTVARKAPKHGEPDYPPQEQYFCDVLLKLSKESTSFNPAVRETSKKGGKFIMPEGQIPEQADEEGEWEIVPCLLSCVKSLSQLRVFLPKDVRSREEKENVGKSLLEIQRRFADGIPIMDPIENMNIRDDSFRKLLRKIEVLESRLLANPLHNSPLLPRLYEEFEAKTKLTEQIKEKRKAIGKAHTIAQLDELKSRKRVLRRLGFIDEKEVVQMKARVACEISSTEGHELLLAELLFNRFFNELTPEVTAAILSVFIFDEKVETDALKEELAKPFREVQAQAKIIAKVSAESKLDVNEEEYVNSLKWQLMETVMAWANGRPFAEISKMTNAYEGSLIRLFRRLEELLRQMAEAAKVMGSDELKEKFEAALGKIRRDIVSFNSLYL from the exons ATGGACGACCTATTCGACGTCTtcgagcagcagcctcgcgctcccaagaagcgcaaggccCCAGCCGACCAGAGTCAAGATGTTGAAATGACCGATGGCACCGACCATGCCGCTTCCCAGGCTGATCAGTCCATCAAAACCGAGGATGCATCGCCCGCCGAAGAACACCACCCGCAAGAGATGGCGCACGGCGATATGAAGCGCCAGAAGCTCGAGGGTGAGCCAGAACCTGCCGCGCCTGTCATGGCCGATTCCTTCCAGACGGCCCAGTCAAGAGAAGTCAATGCCGCTGCAGGCTTCGCTCCtggcgaagagggagagtCTATCGTCCTGTCGCATAATATCCAGCATCAGGTCGCGCTCCCCCCTGACCTCGACTACGAGTACATCCCTCTTTCCGAGCACAAGGCTCCCGAAGAGCCCGCCCGAGTGTACCCCTTCAAGCTCGATCCCTTCCAGGCCCTGTCAGTCGCCTCGATCGAGCGCGGCGAGAGTGTGCTCGTTTCGGCTCACACATCTGCCGGCAAGACAGTCGTCGCCGAATATGCCATTGCGCAGTGTCTCAAGCGGAATCAGAGAGTCATTTACACGAGTCCCATCAAGGCCCTTAGCAACCAAAAGTACCGCGACTTCCAGGCCGAgtttggtgatgttggtctCATGACCGGAGatgtcaccatcaacccaaccGCCAGTTGCTTGGTCATGACAACCGAAATTTTGCGATCCATGCTGTACCGAGGTTCCGAAATCATGCGCGAAGTTGCTTGGGTCGTCTTCGATGAAATTCATTACATGCGCGACAAGACTCGTGGTGTGGTCTGGGAAGagaccatcatcctccttcccGACAAGGTCCGATACGTCTTCCTGTCCGCCACTATTCCCAACGCCTTCCAGTTCGCCGAATGGATCGCCAAGATCCATCGTCAAGCCTGCCACGTTGTCTATACCGATTTCAGACCGACACCATTACAAAACTACTTCTTCCCTGCCGGTGGCAAGGGTATCTTCCTGATCGTTGACGAAAAGGGCAACTTCAAGGAGAACAACTTCCAGCATGCCATGAACTTGATCGAGGCCAACAAGGGCTCCGATCCTGCCGACTGGAGCGCCAagaggaaaggaaagggcaAGGACAGGAAAACCAACAAGGGTGGCGATGCCCCGAACGAAACAGCCGACATCGCCAAAATCATCAGAATGATTGTCAAAAAGAAGTTTCAGCCAGTTATTGTTTTCAATTTCAGCAAGCGGGATTGCGAGCAGATGGCTCTCAAGAGTTCCCACATGAAGTTCAACGCGCCCGACGAGGAGCTCATGGTCGACAAGGTCTTTGAAAACGCCCTTCAGCAGCTGTCGGACGAAGACAAAAACCTCGCTCAAATTACCAAcattcttccccttctccgcaAGGGCATAGGTGTCCATCACTCCGGTCTTCTGCCTATCCTCAAGGAGACCATCGAGATTTTGTTCCAGGAGGGTTTGATCAAGGTGTTATTCGCCACAGAAACATTCTCTATCGGCCTGAACATGCCTGCTAGGACCGTCGTTTTCACACAAGTCACGAAGTGGGACGGTGTAGCCAGGAGACCGCTCACCTCCTCCGAGTACATTCAGATGGCTGGCAGAGCCGGTCGTCGTGGTCTTGATGACCGCGGTATCGTCATTATGATGGTTGACGACAAGCTAGATCCTGATACTGCCAAGTCCGTTGTTGTCGGCCACCAGGACCGCCTCAACTCGGCGTTCCATCTTGGCTACAACATGATCCTCAACCTGTTGCGTATCGAGGCCATCTCCCCTGAATTTATGCTCGAGAGGTGTTTCTTCCAGTTCCAGAACGCCGCTAGCGTGCCCCAGTTGGAAAAGGAACTCACTGCTCTacaagaggagaaggatgccaTGTTGCTCCCCGATGAGAGCACGGTGAAGGACTACTATCATCTCCGCGAGCAGCTTAAGGAGCTGACCAAGGACATGACTTCCGTCATTCACCACCCTGCCAACTGCATGGAGTTCATGCAGCCCGGTCGCGTCATCCAGATTGAGACTCCAGACGGCGTTAATTTCGGCTGGGGAGTCTTGTTCGACACTGTGGCCCGCAAGGCCCCCAAGCATGGCGAACCTGACTACCCGCCACAGGAGCAGTACTTCTGTGATGTTCTTCTCAAGCTCTCTAAGGAGAGCACCTCCTTCAATCCTGCAGTCAGGGAAACTAGCAAGAAGGGCGGCAAGTTTATCATGCCGGAAGGTCAGATTCCAGAACAAGCAGAcgaagagggggagtgggaaaTTGTGCCTTGCCTCCTGTCCTGTGTCAAGTCTCTGAGCCAGCTCCGtgtcttcctccccaaggATGTTAGGTCAcgagaggagaaggaaaacgTCGGCAAGTCTCTGCTGGAAATTCAGCGCCGTTTCGCGGATGGGATCCCCATCATGGACCCGATCGAGAACATGAACATCAGGGATGACAGCTTTAGGAAGCTTCTCAGAAAGATCGAGGTCTTGGAGTCGAGGCTGCTTGCCAATCCCCTTCACAACTCACCGTTATTGCCCCGGTTGtacgaggagtttgaggccAAGACCAAGTTGACGGAgcagatcaaggagaagaggaaggcgattGGTAAGGCTCACACGATTGCTCAGCTTGACGAGCTCAAGTCACGGAAGAGGGTGCTGCGGAGGTTGGGATTTATcgatgagaaggaggttgtgcAGATgaaggcgagggtggcgTGCGAGATTTCGTCTACGGAGGGGCATGAGTTGCTGCTGGCGGAGTTGCTTTTCAATCGGTTCTTCAACGAGCTCACCCCAGAAGTTACGGCCGCCATCCTCAGCGTGTTCATCTTTGACGAAAAGGTTGAGACGGACGCGctgaaggaggagttggcaAAGCCGTTTAGGGAGGTGCAGGCTCAGGCGAAGATTATTGCCAAGGTCAGCGCCGAGAGCAAGTTGGATGTGAATGAGGAGGAGTATGTCAATAGCTTGAAGTGGCAGTTGATGGAGACGGTGATGGCTTGGGCGAATGGGAGGCCGTTTGCTGAGATCAG CAAAATGACTAATGCTTATGAAGGCTCCCTGATCCGGCTGTTTAGAcggttggaggagctgcttAGGCAGATGGCTGAGGCGGCCAAGGTGATGGGGAGTGATGAGCTCAAGGAAAAGTTCGAGGCGGCGTTGGGCAAGATTAGGAGGGATATTGTTTCTTTTAACTCTCTTTATCTCTAG
- the TSC13 gene encoding Very-long-chain enoyl-CoA reductase (BUSCO:EOG09263FR7; COG:I; EggNog:ENOG503NXAI) — MAAELSLKLTNRVPKKPIKKLAPSVELPRDATVEDAKKIVARASGFSDFNRIGLFNPADGKILKDRKALIRNEEGVIKAGELVVKDLGPQVAWRTVFVIEYFGPILFHAFIPLIRPYLYSIFPGQFKYISESATPITKVQWLLFALFHIHFLKREYETLFVHKFSANTMPARNIVRNSAFYWIMAGLLCALDIYAPGNLSARDELVPLDYFGLALFTFGEVCNWIVHQHLASLRKPGGTEKGIPNCIGSNLVTSPNYMFEVTAWVGVILISRSWAVVVFICTGIIYMRDWSRGKEKALRKEFGDRYKNKRYTMLPGLI; from the exons ATGGCGGCCGAACTCTCCCTCAAGCTCACCAACAGGGTGCCCAAAAAACccatcaagaagctcgcCCCCTCGGTCGAGCTCCCCCGCGACGCCACCGTCGAGGACGCCAAAAAGATTGTCGCCCGGGCCTCTGGCTTCTCCGACTTCAACCGCATCGGTCTCTTCAACCCCGCCGACGGCAAGATCCTCAAGGACCGCAAGGCTCTGATTCGcaatgaggagggtgtcatCAAGGCCGGCGAGTTGGTCGTCAAGGACCTTG GTCCTCAAGTAGCCTGGCGCACCGTCTTCGTAATCGAATACTTCGGtcccatcctcttccacgccttcatccccctcatccgtCCCTACCTCTACTCCATCTTCCCCGGCCAGTTCAAGTACATCTCCGAGTCCGCCACGCCCATCACAAAGGTCCAATGgctcctcttcgccctctTCCACATCCACTTCCTCAAGCGCGAGTACGAGACCCTCTTCGTCCACAAGTTCTCGGCCAACACCATGCCCGCCCGCAACATCGTCCGCAACTCGGCCTTTTACTGGATCATGGCCGGCCTCCTCTGCGCTCTCGACATCTACGCCCCTGGCAACCTCTCTGCCCGTGACGAGCTCGTCCCCCTGGACTATTTCGGCTTGGCCTTGTTCACGTTTGGTGAGGTTTGCAACTGGATTGTGCACCAGCACTTGGCTAGCTTGCGCAAGCCAGGTGGAACGGAAAAGGGCATCCCGAATTGTATCGGGAGCAACTTGGTCACGAGCCCGAATTACATGTTTGAGGTTACGGCTTGGGTGGGTGTCATCTTGATCAGCAGGAgctgggcggtggtggtgtttatcTGCACGGGGATTATTTACATGAGGGATTGGtcgagggggaaggagaaggcgttgaggaaggagttTGGGGACCGGTATAAGAACAAGAGGTACACCATGTTGCCTGGCCTTATTTAG
- a CDS encoding hypothetical protein (EggNog:ENOG503P7N7; COG:S) yields MSTSKPSPPTRMLFRGSSSTLSAPEVSSVAVTAITFQPQDGTSSPASRSRTESVTSTPSSSFLSKGKSPLSLLSGPSTSTTVIGSNHTSPPLSQPQPPAFPSSSQPQSQPHLPPPPSYHHPPPSVNNSSLQPPSRSSSHPFPVTAPPDPKAIDQARTALLATLSNYFDREITPRAQLLHQNNAAIEKQQSDLIKATQSLKKENDKLAKMADTYGKKVKEVGNVQNWAEMLEREFLILEDTLRRAKEGNTSDEEGNWTGSESCWSGSEDEGEGDWDRGEGEGARPEEVPLPEPEPGEGGL; encoded by the coding sequence ATGTCGACATCGAAACCGTCACCGCCAACGAGGATGCTGTTCCGGGGTAGCTCATCGACGTTGTCAGCGCCGGAAGTGAGCAGTGTAGCCGTCACGGCGATCACTTTTCAACCGCAAGATggcacatcatcaccggcgtCAAGATCACGAACCGAGTCTGTCACTTCcacgccgtcgtcgtcgttttTGTCAAAGGGGAAGTCACCTTTATCGCTGTTATCAGGACCCTCAACGTCAACAACCGTCATCGGCAGCAACcacacctcccctcccctctcacaaCCACAGCCGCCGGCCTTTCCCTCGTCGTCACAACCACAATCccagcctcacctcccaccacccccgtcttatcatcaccctcccccttcagTGAACAACTcttccctccaacccccttcccgctcctcctcccaccccttccccgtcACAGCACCCCCAGACCCAAAAGCAATAGACCAAGCCcgcaccgccctcctcgccaccctcTCAAACTACTTCGACAGGGAGATTACCCCCCGCGCCCAGCTCCTACACCAAAACAACGCCGCCATCGAAAAGCAGCAGTCCGATCTGATAAAAGCGACCCAAAGCctaaaaaaggaaaatgaCAAGCTCGCAAAGATGGCAGACACGTATGGGAAAAAGGTAAAAGAGGTGGGGAATGTGCAGAACTGGGCCGAGATGCTTGAGCGGGAGTTTTTGATACTGGAGGACACGCTGAGGAGAGCCAAAGAAGGGAACACGagtgacgaggaggggaacTGGACGGGGAGTGAAAGTTGTTGGAGTGGGAGTGAggacgaaggggagggggattgggacaggggtgagggagagggggcaaggccggaggaggtgccgttgccggagccggagccgggagagggagggttataa